ATTACACCATAAAATGAAAAACCTCATTCTTTGATTAATGGGCTAAAAACTGAAATACGTAATTGGGCTTTTACAATTGAGGTCCAAAATAATTAGGAGGTGACACTTGTCATGTAAAGAGGGGGGTGGTGGAGAGTGGGTCTTGGAGTGCCAAGTCATGGAGGTGGggctcacaaccttcctcttttctaaagtatatagattatAATGGCTAATTAAGATATGGTCATCCAGGGGAAGTGTTATGAATGAATGACCATATGGGTCAGACCCATTATCTTTGTACTACACCTTGTACTTTGTACTACCCCTCAAGTCctaatagtatatatatatgagtAAAGGCTGCATCTAGCAGACTACTCCCATTCCACAGTATTCTCTCTGAGTCTTGTTTCTCTCTACCTCTTACTCCTCTCTTCTCCTATCTTCCACCATTTGCTTAGACTTTATTCATAACAAATACAACATACACATTTATATAAGGTTGCGGCTTGCACTATCTTTTCTTCATTCTGCATTAAAGCATACCTTAGAGTATTTTTATAGAAAAGGCTTGCTGCAATTCAAATACTTAGTCATGGCACCTAGCACAGACATGCTTAGCTTATTGCCTCACTCTTTACTCTCCATGATTGTTTCCTTGATACCGTTCAAGGAAGCCGTAAGAACCTCAATCCTCTCTAAAAGTTGGATAGACATTTTTAAGTGTACTTCCAACATAGAGTTTGACGAAGTGTTTTTTGTCAAAGATGATAAAACCTGTCAAATCAGACAAGCCCAAAGAAAGGATTTTCTGGAGTTTGTTACGCTTTGGATTTCTAATCACAGAGAAACTCTCGTGGATAAGTTCTCTTTGAAATTATCAATGCCTGGAATAGCTAAGAGGGTTGTCAGAAAATGCATTGTCTTTGCCACAAACCACAAGGTGAAGGAGTTGGAGTTGGACTTTTGTGACCCAACATTGGATTGTTACTCTACTACTAATTATATTAATCAGGAGGCCTTGTTTGAATTGCCAGCACATGTTTATAGCCACACTTGCCTCGAATCTTTGAAGTTATTCTCATGCAACTTTGTTGAGACTGAGTTTCTTAACTTTCATGCACTCAAAGAAATTTCTTTGGGCTGGATGGAAGTGAAACTCAGTACTATTAAAACCTTGTTGTCAAATTGCGGGGCACTTGAGAGTTTAAGTCTCAAGAGGTGCTGGAATTCAGATGACTTTGATTTAGGGGAGGAAAACCCAAGGTTGAGAAAGTTGGTTGTGGACAGATGCATGTTTAGATCTAATGGTCGTTATTTTATAGTCAATGCTCCAAACTTAGGATATTTCTATTATTCCGGGTTAAATAATGATTCTTTGGTCATTAACATACGTTCCCTTGTCATGGAAGAAGAAGTTCTTGATTTCTGTATTGAGTATGAAgggcgtgctctttttctctacAAACTGCTGGAAAATATCTCTGGTGTTAGGGCTTTGACTGTGGGCAATTACTTCCTTCAGGTATGTTTTATCTCCTTTTTGGAATATATCTACTTACTATTCTATTTggtttcaataaaaaaatatatatacaaagGTTGATATCCATTGTTTAACATTTTGTGTTGATTTGATACGCTTAGGTTGTTCCCACTGGGGGATGCTTTCTCCGAATGCCACGTAGCTTGAGTGTGAGGAGTTTGATAATGAAGACCTCTTTGGATCAAAACGAGTTTTTAGGAATCACGTTCTTACTTAATACCTGCTCTGAATTAGAGCATCTCATTATCGAATTGGGTCTCCCAAATAAATTGTTGGTAAGCATTTCATATATTTAATCTGATTTTATATGCATCTGCTGATAAGGATCATGAAAAAATGGAACATgggttgaagaaaaaaaattaaaacaattgaGTAAAATTAAAAATGTCTTATTAGAGAAG
This is a stretch of genomic DNA from Lotus japonicus ecotype B-129 chromosome 1, LjGifu_v1.2. It encodes these proteins:
- the LOC130745644 gene encoding putative F-box/LRR-repeat protein At1g56400, translating into MAPSTDMLSLLPHSLLSMIVSLIPFKEAVRTSILSKSWIDIFKCTSNIEFDEVFFVKDDKTCQIRQAQRKDFLEFVTLWISNHRETLVDKFSLKLSMPGIAKRVVRKCIVFATNHKVKELELDFCDPTLDCYSTTNYINQEALFELPAHVYSHTCLESLKLFSCNFVETEFLNFHALKEISLGWMEVKLSTIKTLLSNCGALESLSLKRCWNSDDFDLGEENPRLRKLVVDRCMFRSNGRYFIVNAPNLGYFYYSGLNNDSLVINIRSLVMEEEVLDFCIEYEGRALFLYKLLENISGVRALTVGNYFLQVVPTGGCFLRMPRSLSVRSLIMKTSLDQNEFLGITFLLNTCSELEHLIIELGLPNKLLDYELPDNFNPERFWTDHARAYCCLPWERLIAAMREFDTGGSSAAGERLHNRQLQHTQLELRRRRELPAACWAADVAEVGGWHGKEGRHGVAPATRNCHHVVQRTRGLILAGRTKLTTQNQDGYVSLKIEDGTARSTSTAATTPWYHVVVVTCP